Proteins encoded by one window of Halorubrum ruber:
- a CDS encoding biotin--[acetyl-CoA-carboxylase] ligase: protein MDTRRALLDALAADDAPVSGPELAESLGVSRAAVWKAVEGLREEGFAVESTSEGYVPPDDPGYSGPGIAFGLDAPYSVEYRDRIGSTNERARELAAEGKSDVAVVADEQTGSRGRLDREWMAPSGGVWLSILTRPDVPTARAPLFTLAAAVATTDAAREVGVDARIKWPNDVLVEREGSAAGADDSDATGRGGRKLAGILTEMEGEADRVGWLVVGVGVNANIDPETLPAGATSLSDECGAPVDRRRFAATLLERYAELTDSPEALDGVLPAWRERASTLGRRVRVDTADGIVEGTAVDVAEPGALVVDTDEGRQRVHAGDCEHLRDAE, encoded by the coding sequence ATGGACACGCGGCGCGCGCTGCTGGACGCCCTCGCGGCCGACGACGCCCCCGTCTCCGGCCCCGAGCTCGCCGAGTCGCTCGGCGTCTCGCGGGCGGCCGTCTGGAAGGCCGTCGAGGGGCTCCGCGAGGAGGGGTTCGCGGTGGAGTCGACGTCCGAGGGGTACGTTCCGCCCGACGACCCGGGCTACTCCGGGCCGGGAATCGCCTTCGGGCTCGACGCCCCCTACTCGGTGGAGTACCGCGACCGGATCGGCTCGACGAACGAGCGGGCCCGCGAGCTCGCGGCGGAAGGGAAAAGCGACGTCGCCGTGGTCGCCGACGAGCAGACCGGGAGCCGAGGGCGCCTCGACCGCGAGTGGATGGCGCCGAGCGGCGGCGTCTGGCTGTCGATCTTGACCCGCCCCGACGTACCGACCGCGCGGGCCCCGCTCTTCACCCTCGCGGCCGCGGTGGCGACGACCGACGCCGCCCGCGAGGTCGGCGTCGACGCGCGGATCAAGTGGCCGAACGACGTGCTCGTCGAGCGGGAGGGCAGCGCGGCGGGCGCGGACGACTCGGACGCGACCGGCCGCGGCGGTCGGAAGCTGGCGGGGATCCTCACTGAGATGGAGGGAGAGGCCGATCGCGTCGGCTGGCTCGTCGTCGGGGTCGGCGTCAACGCCAATATCGACCCCGAGACGCTGCCCGCGGGCGCGACGTCGCTGTCGGACGAATGCGGCGCCCCGGTCGACCGCCGCCGCTTCGCGGCGACGCTGCTCGAACGCTACGCGGAGCTGACCGACTCGCCCGAGGCGCTCGACGGCGTCCTCCCGGCGTGGCGCGAGCGGGCGAGCACGCTCGGGCGGCGCGTTCGCGTCGACACCGCCGACGGGATCGTTGAGGGAACCGCGGTCGACGTGGCGGAGCCGGGCGCGCTCGTGGTCGACACCGACGAGGGGCGGCAACGCGTCCACGCGGGCGACTGCGAACACCTCCGCGACGCGGAGTGA
- a CDS encoding universal stress protein — protein sequence MPLYDRILVPTDGSSEGELAVCHALDLAAVHGASVRAIYVVDTARYAGMPMETTWEGVGDLLYDDAEAALETVEELAADRDVDVETAVVEGSPSREIITHAEETGCDLVVMGTHGRGGIDRLLLGSVAEKVVRGSSVPVLTVRIGDGEEPPSAAESASAGETSAAGTDVESSVSDATETG from the coding sequence ATGCCCCTATACGACCGAATTCTGGTTCCGACCGACGGCTCCTCGGAGGGGGAGCTAGCGGTGTGCCACGCGCTCGATCTCGCCGCGGTCCACGGGGCCTCGGTCCGCGCGATCTACGTGGTCGACACCGCGCGGTACGCCGGGATGCCGATGGAGACGACCTGGGAGGGCGTCGGCGACCTGCTGTACGACGACGCGGAGGCGGCGCTCGAAACGGTGGAGGAACTGGCCGCGGACCGCGACGTCGACGTCGAGACGGCCGTCGTCGAGGGGTCGCCCAGCCGCGAGATAATCACGCACGCCGAGGAGACGGGCTGCGACCTGGTCGTGATGGGAACCCACGGGAGAGGCGGGATCGACCGACTGCTCCTCGGCAGCGTCGCGGAGAAGGTCGTCCGGGGCTCGTCGGTCCCGGTATTGACCGTCCGGATCGGCGACGGGGAGGAGCCGCCGAGCGCCGCCGAATCCGCGAGCGCGGGCGAGACGAGCGCGGCGGGGACCGACGTCGAGAGTTCGGTCTCGGACGCGACGGAGACCGGATAG
- a CDS encoding HPr family phosphocarrier protein — MERTVTVEPEAGLHARPASKLVQTANRFDADVSIGRADDGDDGLVRADSMLSVSGLNVEHGESVRVVAEGPDADAALDAVCDLLTSPVEESADDDAEDAP; from the coding sequence ATGGAACGGACCGTCACGGTCGAACCCGAGGCCGGCCTCCACGCGCGACCCGCCTCGAAGTTAGTACAGACGGCGAACCGATTCGACGCCGACGTGTCGATCGGCCGCGCGGACGACGGCGACGACGGCCTCGTCCGCGCCGACAGCATGCTCTCCGTCAGCGGGCTCAACGTCGAACACGGCGAGTCGGTCCGCGTCGTTGCCGAGGGCCCCGACGCCGACGCGGCGCTCGACGCGGTCTGCGACCTGCTCACGAGCCCGGTCGAAGAGTCCGCGGACGACGACGCGGAGGACGCGCCGTGA
- a CDS encoding DUF5789 family protein, whose amino-acid sequence MTDEINLSRLEPTLEDHEYPADREALTESFAGTTVLFADGDADLGDLIADVDQETFASAADAVAALQNVLPIEALGEPGQSDGDA is encoded by the coding sequence ATGACCGACGAGATCAACCTCTCCCGGCTCGAACCGACGCTCGAAGACCACGAGTACCCCGCCGACCGCGAGGCGCTCACCGAGTCGTTCGCGGGCACGACGGTGCTGTTCGCCGACGGCGACGCCGACCTCGGCGACCTGATCGCGGACGTCGACCAGGAGACGTTCGCGAGCGCCGCCGACGCCGTCGCCGCGCTCCAGAACGTCCTCCCGATCGAGGCGCTCGGCGAGCCCGGGCAGTCCGACGGCGACGCCTGA
- a CDS encoding redox-regulated ATPase YchF — MSYRIGLVGKPSVGKSTFFNAATMNDVPEGAYPFTTIDPTVGEAYVRVDCAAPEFDETCTPSVGVCREGTRFVPVKLVDVAGLVPGAHEGRGLGNQFLTDLNETDVLIHVVDFSGKTDIEGEATEGHDPREDIDFLEEELDAWYLDVLEKGLEKFETRYHGADAAIEAELADQMSAFGIDKDRMKRVILAEELELDPETWDETDRIELAREIRKRTKPMVVAANKMDTPEAQANWEEITTDSDYDHLSFVPASAHAEKALKNADDAGVVDYTPGESGFDVVGDVSGEQEAGLDQIAEFVDEYDGTGVQGALEAAVFDVLGCIAVFPGSANGSKDEKGVFRDCFILPEGSTTEDFAYHIHSDIGEGLLHGTDCRSGRQVGTDNELSHRDVIELVSTKQAAP, encoded by the coding sequence ATGAGCTACCGGATCGGTCTCGTCGGCAAGCCCTCGGTGGGGAAGTCGACGTTCTTCAACGCCGCGACCATGAACGACGTGCCGGAGGGCGCGTACCCGTTCACCACCATCGACCCGACCGTCGGCGAGGCGTACGTCCGCGTCGACTGCGCCGCCCCCGAGTTCGACGAGACGTGCACGCCGAGCGTCGGCGTCTGCCGCGAGGGGACGCGGTTCGTCCCCGTGAAGCTCGTCGACGTCGCCGGGCTGGTCCCGGGCGCCCACGAGGGCCGCGGGCTCGGCAACCAGTTCCTCACCGACCTCAACGAGACCGACGTGCTGATCCACGTCGTCGACTTCTCTGGCAAGACGGACATCGAGGGCGAAGCGACCGAGGGCCACGACCCGCGCGAGGACATCGACTTCCTCGAGGAGGAGCTGGACGCGTGGTACCTCGACGTGTTAGAGAAGGGGTTAGAGAAGTTCGAGACGCGCTACCACGGCGCGGACGCCGCCATCGAGGCCGAGCTCGCCGACCAGATGTCCGCGTTCGGCATCGACAAGGACCGGATGAAGCGGGTGATCCTCGCCGAGGAGCTCGAACTCGACCCGGAGACGTGGGACGAGACGGACCGGATCGAGCTGGCCCGCGAGATCCGCAAGCGGACGAAGCCGATGGTCGTCGCCGCCAACAAGATGGATACGCCCGAGGCGCAGGCGAACTGGGAGGAGATAACGACCGACTCCGACTACGATCACCTCTCCTTCGTCCCCGCGAGCGCCCACGCGGAGAAGGCCCTCAAGAACGCGGACGACGCCGGCGTCGTCGACTACACGCCCGGCGAGAGCGGCTTCGACGTCGTCGGCGACGTCTCCGGCGAGCAGGAAGCGGGCCTCGACCAGATCGCCGAATTCGTCGACGAGTACGACGGGACCGGCGTCCAGGGCGCGCTCGAAGCCGCCGTCTTCGACGTGCTCGGCTGTATCGCCGTCTTCCCCGGCTCCGCGAACGGGAGCAAAGACGAGAAGGGCGTGTTCCGCGACTGCTTCATCCTCCCGGAGGGGTCGACCACGGAGGACTTCGCGTACCACATCCACTCGGACATCGGCGAGGGGCTCCTCCACGGCACCGACTGCCGGAGCGGCCGGCAGGTCGGGACCGACAACGAGCTCTCCCACCGCGACGTGATCGAACTGGTCTCGACGAAGCAGGCGGCGCCGTAG